Proteins encoded together in one Altererythrobacter epoxidivorans window:
- the rplL gene encoding 50S ribosomal protein L7/L12, with protein sequence MADIAKLVEELSKLTVMEAAELAKALEEEWGVSAAAAVAVAAPAGGGDAGAAAEEKDEFDVILTGDGGKKIQVIKEVRAITGLGLTEAKALVEGAPKALKEGVNKAEAEEIKGKIEAAGGTVELK encoded by the coding sequence ATGGCTGATATCGCCAAGCTTGTTGAAGAACTGTCGAAGCTGACTGTCATGGAAGCTGCTGAGCTTGCCAAGGCACTTGAAGAAGAGTGGGGCGTTAGCGCCGCCGCTGCTGTTGCTGTTGCTGCACCTGCTGGTGGTGGCGACGCTGGCGCCGCTGCTGAAGAGAAGGACGAATTCGACGTCATTCTCACCGGCGACGGTGGCAAGAAGATCCAGGTCATCAAGGAAGTCCGCGCCATCACCGGTCTCGGCCTCACTGAAGCCAAGGCTCTCGTCGAAGGCGCGCCGAAGGCCCTCAAGGAAGGCGTCAACAAGGCAGAAGCCGAAGAAATCAAGGGCAAGATCGAAGCAGCTGGCGGCACCGTCGAACTCAAGTAA
- the rpoB gene encoding DNA-directed RNA polymerase subunit beta: protein MATKAKSPKTQGTAKKRIRKIFGDIHEVVQMPNLIEVQRESYEQFLRSDKDTGYVSGLEKTLRSVFPIRDFAGTAELDFVHYELEDPKYDTTECRQRGITYAAPMKVTLRLIVFEVDQETETRSVLDIKEQDVYMGDMPLMTENGTFIINGTERVIVSQMHRSPGVLFDHDRGKTHSSGKLLFAARVIPYRGSWLDFEFDAKDIVNVRIDRKRKLPVTALLYALGQDSEEILHYFYDTVSWERAKDGWQISFVPEQWRGQKPAFPLIDAKTGEEVFPAGQKISPRAANKASKDGLATLLLPTEEIFGRYAANDLIDEKTGRIYIEAGDEVSPENLEMLDGAGIDKLDLLDIDHVNTGPWIRNTLKVDKAENRDEGLEAIYKVMRPGEPPTKETAEALFEGLFFDGERYDLSAVGRVKLNMRLGLDAEDTVTTLRKEDILAVVKELVDLKDGKGEVDDIDNLGNRRVRSVGELLENQYRVGLLRMERAVKERMSSVDVSTVMPNDLINAKPAVAAVREFFGSSQLSQFMDQTNPLSEVTHKRRVSALGPGGLTRERAGFEVRDVHPTHYGRICPIETPEGPNIGLINSLASFSRVNKYGFIETPYRKVVDGKVTDEVVYLSAMEEQKHTVAQASAELNDDGSFVEEFISARQHGDNLMAPREQITLMDVSPKQLVSVAASLIPFLENDDANRALMGSNMQRQAVPLVKAEAPWVGTGMEETVARDSGAAITASRGGIVDQVDATRIVIRAIGDVEPGQSGVDIYRLQKFQRSNQSTCINQRPLVKVGDVIEDGDIIADGPSTDLGELALGRNSLVAFMPWNGYNYEDSILISERIVKDDVFTSIHIEEFEVMARDTKLGPEDITRDIPNVGEEALRNLDEAGIVYIGAEVHPGDILVGKITPKGESPMTPEEKLLRAIFGEKASDVRDTSLRLPPGTSGTIVDVRIFNRHGIEIDDRTRAIQHEEIERLRQDSKDERAILNRATYNRLRDMLVGQTASAAPKGVKKGTVIDEELLESIERHEWFKFAVADDGRQAQIEAVKSQYDEAVKVIEDKFEDRKEKLERGDELAPGVLKMVKVFVAVKRKLQPGDKMAGRHGNKGVISRILPAEDMPFLEDGTPVDLVLNPLGVPSRMNVGQIFETHLGFAARGLGHEISDALDAWREANPNAAEDYANAKPPEAVIEKLKDVYGEQYHAEIEARSTAEVVELAGNLRTGVPMGTPVFDGARESDVTTQLQKAGIDGSGQSTLYDGRTGEAFDRKVTVGIIYMLKLHHLVDDKIHARSIGPYSLVTQQPLGGKAQFGGQRFGEMEVWALQAYGAAYTLQEMLTVKSDDVVGRTKVYEAIVKGDDTFEAGIPESFNVLVKEMRSLGLNVELKSLSDGEDGEDDQWPEAAE from the coding sequence ATGGCAACCAAAGCAAAGTCCCCCAAGACGCAGGGAACCGCCAAGAAGCGTATCCGCAAGATTTTCGGCGACATCCACGAAGTGGTGCAGATGCCGAACCTGATCGAGGTGCAGCGCGAGAGCTACGAACAGTTCCTTCGCTCTGACAAGGACACGGGTTACGTTTCCGGCCTCGAGAAAACCCTGCGTAGCGTTTTCCCGATCCGCGACTTCGCCGGCACTGCCGAACTCGACTTCGTCCATTACGAACTCGAAGACCCGAAATACGACACCACCGAGTGTCGCCAGCGCGGCATCACCTATGCCGCCCCGATGAAGGTCACGTTGCGCCTCATCGTATTCGAGGTCGACCAGGAAACCGAAACCCGTTCGGTCCTCGATATCAAGGAGCAGGACGTGTACATGGGCGACATGCCGCTCATGACCGAGAACGGCACCTTCATCATCAACGGCACCGAACGCGTCATCGTGTCGCAGATGCACCGCTCGCCGGGCGTGCTGTTCGACCATGACCGCGGCAAGACTCACAGCTCGGGCAAGCTGCTGTTCGCCGCACGCGTCATTCCTTACCGCGGTTCGTGGCTCGACTTCGAATTCGACGCCAAGGACATCGTCAACGTCCGTATCGACCGCAAGCGCAAGCTGCCGGTCACCGCGCTTCTTTATGCGCTGGGCCAGGACAGCGAAGAAATCCTGCACTATTTCTACGACACCGTGTCGTGGGAACGTGCCAAGGACGGCTGGCAGATTTCGTTCGTGCCCGAACAGTGGCGCGGCCAGAAGCCGGCATTCCCGCTGATCGACGCCAAGACTGGCGAGGAAGTATTCCCTGCCGGCCAGAAGATCAGCCCGCGCGCTGCCAACAAGGCATCGAAGGACGGTCTTGCGACCCTGCTGCTCCCGACCGAGGAAATCTTCGGCCGTTATGCCGCCAACGACCTGATCGACGAGAAGACCGGCCGCATCTACATCGAGGCAGGCGACGAAGTTTCGCCCGAGAACCTCGAGATGCTCGACGGCGCAGGGATCGACAAGCTCGACCTGCTCGACATCGACCACGTCAACACCGGTCCGTGGATCCGCAACACGCTCAAGGTCGACAAGGCCGAGAACCGCGACGAAGGCCTCGAGGCTATCTACAAGGTCATGCGTCCGGGCGAACCGCCGACAAAGGAAACCGCAGAAGCCCTGTTTGAAGGCCTGTTCTTCGACGGCGAGCGTTACGACCTTTCGGCCGTCGGCCGCGTGAAGCTCAACATGCGTCTCGGCCTCGACGCCGAAGACACCGTGACCACGCTGCGCAAGGAAGACATCCTCGCCGTGGTCAAGGAACTGGTCGACCTCAAGGACGGCAAGGGCGAAGTCGACGATATCGACAACCTCGGCAACCGCCGTGTCCGTTCGGTCGGCGAACTGCTTGAAAACCAGTACCGCGTCGGCCTGCTGCGCATGGAACGCGCGGTCAAGGAACGCATGAGCTCGGTCGATGTCTCGACCGTCATGCCGAACGACCTGATCAACGCGAAGCCTGCCGTGGCCGCAGTGCGCGAGTTTTTCGGTTCTTCGCAGCTTTCGCAGTTCATGGACCAGACCAACCCGCTGTCGGAAGTCACCCACAAGCGCCGCGTTTCGGCGCTTGGCCCGGGCGGCCTCACCCGCGAGCGCGCCGGCTTCGAAGTCCGCGACGTTCACCCGACGCACTATGGCCGTATCTGCCCGATTGAAACGCCTGAAGGCCCGAACATCGGTCTGATCAACTCGCTCGCGTCGTTCAGCCGCGTCAACAAGTATGGCTTCATCGAAACCCCGTACCGCAAGGTCGTGGACGGCAAGGTAACCGACGAAGTCGTCTACCTGTCGGCGATGGAAGAGCAGAAGCACACCGTCGCACAGGCTTCGGCCGAACTGAACGACGACGGCAGCTTCGTCGAAGAGTTCATCTCGGCCCGCCAGCACGGCGACAACCTGATGGCTCCGCGCGAACAGATCACGCTGATGGACGTTTCGCCCAAGCAGCTGGTTTCGGTCGCCGCATCGCTCATTCCATTCCTGGAAAACGATGACGCCAACCGCGCACTCATGGGCTCGAACATGCAGCGCCAGGCCGTTCCGCTCGTGAAGGCGGAAGCACCCTGGGTCGGCACCGGCATGGAAGAAACCGTGGCCCGCGACAGCGGCGCCGCGATCACTGCCAGCCGCGGCGGTATCGTCGACCAGGTCGACGCGACCCGTATCGTGATCCGCGCCATCGGCGATGTCGAACCCGGCCAGTCGGGTGTCGACATCTATCGCCTGCAGAAGTTCCAGCGTTCGAACCAGTCGACCTGCATCAACCAGCGTCCGCTGGTGAAGGTTGGCGACGTGATCGAAGACGGTGACATCATCGCCGACGGTCCTTCGACCGATCTCGGCGAACTGGCACTGGGCCGCAACAGCCTCGTCGCCTTCATGCCGTGGAACGGGTACAACTACGAAGACTCGATCCTGATCTCCGAACGCATCGTGAAGGACGACGTGTTCACCTCGATCCACATCGAGGAATTCGAGGTCATGGCCCGCGACACCAAGCTTGGTCCGGAAGACATCACCCGCGACATCCCGAACGTTGGCGAGGAAGCCCTGCGCAACCTCGACGAAGCGGGCATCGTCTATATCGGTGCAGAAGTGCACCCGGGCGATATCCTGGTCGGCAAGATCACCCCGAAGGGCGAAAGCCCGATGACGCCGGAAGAAAAGCTGCTGCGCGCCATCTTCGGTGAAAAGGCCAGCGACGTGCGCGACACTTCGCTCCGCCTGCCGCCGGGCACTTCGGGCACGATCGTGGACGTTCGTATCTTCAACCGTCACGGTATCGAGATCGACGACCGTACGCGTGCCATCCAGCACGAGGAAATCGAGCGTCTGCGCCAGGACAGCAAGGACGAACGCGCCATCCTCAACCGGGCGACCTACAACCGCCTGCGCGACATGCTCGTCGGCCAGACCGCTTCGGCGGCGCCGAAGGGCGTGAAGAAGGGCACGGTGATCGACGAGGAACTGCTCGAAAGCATCGAACGCCACGAATGGTTCAAGTTCGCGGTTGCCGACGACGGCCGTCAGGCCCAGATCGAAGCGGTTAAGTCGCAGTACGACGAAGCCGTGAAGGTCATCGAAGACAAGTTCGAGGACCGCAAGGAGAAGCTCGAGCGCGGTGACGAACTGGCTCCGGGCGTGCTCAAGATGGTCAAGGTCTTCGTAGCGGTGAAGCGCAAGCTGCAGCCGGGCGACAAGATGGCCGGCCGTCACGGTAACAAGGGTGTCATCAGCCGCATTCTTCCGGCCGAAGACATGCCGTTCCTCGAAGATGGTACGCCGGTCGACCTGGTGCTGAACCCGCTGGGCGTGCCTTCGCGTATGAACGTCGGCCAGATCTTCGAAACGCACCTGGGCTTCGCTGCCCGCGGCCTCGGCCACGAAATCAGCGACGCACTCGATGCGTGGCGTGAAGCGAACCCGAACGCTGCCGAAGATTATGCCAATGCGAAGCCGCCGGAAGCCGTCATTGAAAAGCTCAAGGACGTTTACGGCGAGCAGTACCATGCCGAAATCGAAGCACGTTCGACTGCCGAAGTGGTCGAGCTGGCCGGCAACCTGCGCACGGGTGTCCCGATGGGTACGCCGGTGTTCGACGGTGCTCGCGAAAGCGACGTGACGACCCAGCTGCAGAAGGCCGGCATCGATGGCTCGGGCCAGTCGACCCTCTACGACGGTCGCACGGGTGAAGCCTTCGACCGCAAGGTCACCGTGGGCATCATCTACATGCTCAAGCTGCACCACCTCGTCGACGACAAGATCCACGCCCGTTCGATCGGTCCCTACAGCCTCGTCACCCAGCAGCCGCTGGGCGGTAAGGCGCAGTTCGGCGGCCAGCGCTTCGGGGAAATGGAAGTCTGGGCCCTGCAGGCATACGGCGCTGCCTACACGCTGCAGGAAATGCTCACCGTCAAGTCGGACGACGTGGTCGGCCGTACCAAGGTTTACGAAGCGATCGTCAAGGGCGACGACACCTTCGAAGCGGGCATTCCGGAGAGCTTCAACGTTCTCGTCAAGGAAATGCGCAGCCTTGGCCTCAACGTCGAATTGAAGTCGCTCAGCGACGGAGAAGACGGCGAGGACGATCAGTGGCCGGAGGCGGCGGAATAA
- a CDS encoding CPBP family intramembrane glutamic endopeptidase, translating into MLTQEIVNALVQLLLVMAISAAAWAIFARRHSPFREWLGLVKPAKGWLVPSLLLTVAVVAITAPLFLVGPLAELATAEGTVGGNFARSGGSPATYATILVVAFIKTGLTEEIFFRGLIARRLITKLGFKVGNAVQATLFGVIHLALFASPEAPPATIALVFLVFGVPAAAGWLMAWANERYGGGSIAPGWLMHGAGNAIAYSAFLG; encoded by the coding sequence ATGCTCACGCAGGAAATCGTCAATGCGCTTGTGCAGTTGCTGCTGGTCATGGCGATTTCCGCTGCCGCCTGGGCGATCTTCGCCCGGCGGCACTCGCCGTTTCGGGAATGGCTCGGCCTGGTGAAACCCGCGAAGGGCTGGCTCGTCCCCTCCCTTCTACTGACAGTGGCAGTGGTGGCCATCACTGCGCCCCTGTTTCTGGTCGGCCCGCTGGCCGAGCTTGCAACAGCAGAAGGAACGGTAGGAGGGAATTTTGCTCGCAGCGGAGGATCGCCGGCGACCTATGCGACCATCCTGGTGGTTGCTTTCATCAAGACAGGGCTGACGGAAGAGATATTCTTTCGCGGGTTGATCGCCCGGCGGCTCATCACGAAGCTCGGCTTCAAGGTCGGCAATGCGGTGCAGGCAACGCTGTTCGGCGTCATCCACCTGGCGCTGTTTGCTTCCCCGGAAGCACCCCCTGCGACAATCGCACTGGTGTTCCTGGTGTTCGGCGTTCCGGCCGCAGCTGGCTGGCTGATGGCATGGGCAAACGAACGCTATGGTGGCGGGTCGATCGCACCAGGCTGGCTGATGCATGGCGCCGGAAACGCGATCGCCTACTCCGCTTTCCTCGGCTGA
- a CDS encoding GNAT family N-acetyltransferase — MDTTRFTIEHRIPPVEDYLRLREVAGLTPRDRASAEAGLPNSSVAVVVTEGQGIVGMGRVIGDGALFFQVVDIAVEPRLHGQGLGKAIMAALKERLAGIVPGSAYVSLIADGEAHRLYAQYGFEEVGPASRGMAMWLERSGEYAPQPRKAE, encoded by the coding sequence ATGGACACGACGCGCTTCACGATCGAACACCGCATTCCTCCGGTCGAGGATTATCTCCGCCTTCGTGAAGTGGCGGGGCTGACCCCGCGCGATCGCGCAAGTGCAGAGGCGGGACTGCCCAACAGTTCTGTCGCTGTCGTCGTGACGGAAGGACAGGGGATCGTCGGCATGGGAAGGGTCATTGGTGACGGTGCCCTGTTCTTCCAGGTGGTCGATATCGCAGTCGAGCCACGGCTCCACGGCCAGGGGCTGGGAAAGGCGATAATGGCCGCCCTGAAGGAGCGGCTGGCCGGGATCGTGCCGGGAAGTGCCTATGTCAGCCTGATTGCGGACGGAGAGGCCCACCGCCTCTATGCCCAATACGGCTTCGAGGAGGTGGGTCCTGCGTCGCGCGGAATGGCAATGTGGCTCGAGCGGTCAGGTGAGTATGCGCCTCAGCCGAGGAAAGCGGAGTAG
- a CDS encoding DUF2975 domain-containing protein: protein MNTIKSDPLLAIAKGIIYFMMGVMAVGGIAVAIAAPALLVFYQKAMSQIAEAGAPPATYWLIIVLLVVVAGLIYLGFRFFRHMLHIAQSVGEGDPFVPANADRLNAMAWIMLTITLASIPVTALGAYITKLAGEDTAQIDVGFDGGGIVLILTLFVLARVFRKGTEMRADLEGTV, encoded by the coding sequence ATGAATACGATCAAATCCGACCCGCTGCTCGCGATTGCCAAGGGCATCATCTACTTCATGATGGGCGTCATGGCCGTGGGCGGTATCGCAGTTGCCATCGCCGCACCGGCACTGTTGGTCTTCTACCAGAAAGCCATGTCCCAGATCGCCGAAGCCGGCGCACCGCCAGCTACCTACTGGCTGATCATCGTCCTGCTCGTCGTCGTTGCAGGGCTGATCTACCTCGGCTTCCGCTTCTTCCGGCACATGCTGCACATTGCGCAGAGCGTGGGTGAAGGCGATCCCTTCGTGCCCGCCAATGCCGACCGCCTGAACGCGATGGCCTGGATCATGCTGACGATCACGCTGGCCTCGATCCCCGTCACCGCGCTCGGTGCCTATATCACCAAGCTCGCTGGAGAAGACACGGCCCAGATCGACGTCGGCTTCGATGGAGGCGGTATCGTCCTCATCCTGACGCTCTTCGTCCTCGCCCGGGTGTTCCGCAAGGGAACCGAAATGCGCGCCGACCTCGAAGGGACCGTGTGA
- a CDS encoding helix-turn-helix domain-containing protein, with translation MPAEEGTKIMVKLDDLLHARRMTLTELAERVGLTLANLSILKTGKAKAIRFSTLEAICRELECQPGDLLAYDEKAA, from the coding sequence ATGCCAGCAGAAGAAGGAACCAAGATCATGGTCAAACTAGACGACCTGCTCCATGCCCGCCGCATGACCCTGACCGAACTGGCGGAACGTGTCGGCCTCACCCTCGCCAACCTGTCGATCCTCAAGACCGGCAAGGCCAAGGCAATCCGGTTCTCCACGCTCGAGGCGATCTGCCGCGAACTCGAGTGCCAGCCGGGCGACCTGCTCGCCTATGACGAGAAGGCCGCGTGA
- the rplJ gene encoding 50S ribosomal protein L10, whose amino-acid sequence MDRSQKADSVAQLNEVFSQAGVVVVTRNLGLSVAQSTELRTKMREAGASYKVAKNRLAKLALDGTDYAGIADHLNGPTALAYSEDPVAAAKVAVEFAKTNDKLEIVGGSMGATVLDEAGVKALASMPSLDELRGKIVGLVNAPATKVVQLVNAPASKLARVFGAYAATEAA is encoded by the coding sequence ATGGATCGTTCGCAGAAAGCCGATTCGGTCGCCCAGCTCAACGAAGTCTTCAGCCAGGCTGGCGTGGTCGTCGTGACCCGCAACCTGGGCCTTTCGGTCGCACAGTCGACCGAATTGCGTACGAAGATGCGTGAAGCAGGTGCGTCCTACAAGGTAGCGAAGAACCGTCTCGCCAAGCTCGCTCTCGATGGTACCGATTATGCCGGTATCGCCGACCATCTCAACGGCCCGACCGCCCTCGCATACAGCGAAGACCCGGTTGCAGCCGCCAAGGTGGCAGTGGAATTCGCCAAGACGAACGACAAGCTCGAAATCGTCGGTGGTTCCATGGGAGCGACCGTGCTCGACGAAGCAGGGGTCAAGGCACTCGCCTCGATGCCGAGCCTCGACGAGCTGCGTGGCAAGATCGTGGGCCTCGTCAACGCGCCGGCAACCAAGGTTGTCCAGCTCGTCAACGCACCCGCAAGCAAGCTCGCTCGTGTCTTCGGCGCATATGCCGCCACGGAAGCCGCGTAA